From a single Couchioplanes caeruleus genomic region:
- a CDS encoding bifunctional glycosyltransferase/CDP-glycerol:glycerophosphate glycerophosphotransferase, with the protein MASSVLSIVVPMYNVGPYLDECLGSLAGQYRPELEVVMVDDGSTDDSAAVAERYAARDPRFRLIRQENAGLGAARNTGTKHATGDYLMFVDSDDALAPYAAELLVGSLEKTGSDFSCANVLRLTTKGLSQSGMHRAPFAATRLRTHVSHLPALLGDRTAWNKVFRRSFWDLHDFVFPEGVLYEDIPVTVPAHVLADSVDVLDAPVYYWREREGPDKSITQRREELPAFLDRLESCWAVSRLLGRSGYHGIKRLYDESVLKSDLMLFARVLPRVDDDYRQVFLDRTNAYLDTVDPEAILELPAAQRVLWTLVRHRMMPEILELVPVVRKQRRIARRGLRRYHDMDLFHAKLPQLPPELFAAGTPRPRTKVHEVAWENDRLCIRGHTFIPGQSAAHPWSTSRLIWLKEAGGRRTRRTPLINRRCADATADHGSAQTSYDWSGFEALIDPQTLRTPEGAWRDGEWSIVTGVVGLGRKSKGSLEMGQPATPVRLTARQFGDVRVTPYVSDGRLRLKVDHVGAVLDAVHRDGDALVIGGKAGVGQPTTAILSRVDGLVWRRYPLNPDGDRFTFSIPVGDLQRDGVAYPPLRIGEPADRWTIRLATGTKRSGELTCALTDAPIEPVDLGARTVHLHSGGTGEPVLAALPTGPVLTSVSTAARQFHFSGRLHGRAEPMELVLRPGNGRETKAFPVRVEGGTWHAEVDPDAVEHFGTRVRMRTGTWNVLCRIAGGPVEPLPAAATAMDALPLPLAGDAPRVSLEWLADERVVLRIRSALDDEERGRGNQARLRDRHYPATREKPLRDVVLYNSFTGRQYSDSPRAVHEELVARGLRLEHLWVSVDGQAPVPHTGDAVPLWSRRWYEALATARYIVTNQHLPEWFRRREGQVVVQTWHGTPLKRIGFDIADVRFTDRRYLEKLAQEAPNWSFLVSPNTFSSPILRRAFRYEGELLEIGYPRNDVLFRDRAEIAERVRAVAGIPPGRKLVLYAPTWRDDEYSGGQYRISMQLDTEDAAAKLGADHALLVRRHPNVLDEIPGDGDGFVYDVSTYPDMADLLAAADILITDYSSVMFDFANTGRPMLFFTYDLAYYRDELRGFYFDFEAEAPGPLLATSPEVVAAIRDADAIAARYAERYRAFAAKACDLDDGHAAAKLADRMLDAGGSR; encoded by the coding sequence ATGGCGAGTTCGGTCCTCAGCATCGTCGTGCCCATGTACAACGTCGGGCCCTACCTCGACGAGTGCCTCGGCTCCCTCGCCGGGCAGTACCGGCCGGAGCTCGAGGTCGTCATGGTCGACGACGGCTCGACCGACGACAGCGCCGCCGTGGCGGAGCGGTACGCCGCCCGCGACCCCCGGTTCCGGCTGATCCGCCAGGAGAACGCCGGGCTGGGCGCCGCCCGCAACACCGGCACCAAGCACGCCACCGGTGACTATCTGATGTTCGTCGACAGCGACGACGCGCTGGCGCCGTACGCGGCCGAGCTGCTCGTCGGCAGCCTGGAGAAGACCGGCTCGGACTTCTCCTGCGCCAACGTGCTGCGGCTCACCACCAAGGGGCTGAGCCAGTCGGGGATGCACCGGGCGCCGTTCGCCGCCACGAGGCTGCGTACCCATGTCAGTCATCTCCCCGCGTTGCTGGGCGACCGTACGGCCTGGAACAAGGTCTTCCGCCGCAGCTTCTGGGACCTGCACGACTTCGTGTTCCCCGAGGGCGTGCTGTACGAGGACATCCCGGTCACGGTCCCCGCGCACGTGCTCGCCGACTCGGTGGACGTGCTGGACGCGCCCGTCTACTACTGGCGGGAGCGGGAGGGGCCGGACAAGTCGATCACCCAGCGCCGGGAGGAGCTGCCCGCGTTCCTCGACCGGCTGGAGAGTTGCTGGGCGGTGAGCCGCCTGCTCGGCCGGTCCGGCTACCACGGGATCAAGCGGCTGTACGACGAGTCGGTGCTCAAGAGCGACCTGATGCTGTTCGCCCGGGTGCTGCCACGGGTGGACGACGACTACCGGCAGGTCTTCCTGGACCGGACGAACGCGTACCTGGACACCGTCGACCCGGAGGCGATCCTCGAACTGCCCGCCGCCCAGCGGGTGCTCTGGACGCTGGTGCGGCACCGGATGATGCCGGAGATCCTCGAACTGGTGCCGGTGGTGCGCAAGCAGCGCCGGATCGCCCGCCGGGGGCTGCGCCGCTACCACGACATGGACCTCTTCCACGCGAAGCTGCCGCAGCTGCCGCCCGAGCTGTTCGCGGCCGGGACGCCACGGCCGAGGACGAAGGTGCACGAGGTGGCATGGGAGAACGACAGGCTGTGCATCCGCGGCCACACGTTCATCCCGGGTCAGTCGGCCGCGCACCCGTGGAGCACCTCGCGGCTGATCTGGCTCAAGGAGGCGGGCGGGCGCCGGACCCGGCGGACGCCGCTGATCAACCGGCGGTGCGCCGACGCGACCGCGGACCACGGCTCGGCACAGACCTCGTACGACTGGTCCGGCTTCGAGGCGCTCATCGACCCGCAGACGCTGCGGACGCCGGAGGGTGCCTGGCGCGACGGCGAGTGGTCGATCGTGACGGGCGTCGTGGGGCTGGGCCGCAAGAGCAAGGGCTCGCTGGAGATGGGCCAGCCCGCGACCCCGGTACGGCTGACCGCCCGCCAGTTCGGCGACGTGCGGGTCACGCCGTACGTCTCGGACGGGCGGTTGCGCCTCAAGGTGGACCACGTCGGGGCGGTGCTGGACGCCGTGCACCGCGACGGGGACGCCCTGGTCATCGGCGGGAAGGCCGGGGTGGGGCAGCCGACGACCGCGATCCTGTCGCGGGTCGACGGGCTGGTGTGGCGGCGGTACCCGCTCAACCCCGACGGGGACCGGTTCACCTTCAGCATCCCCGTCGGGGACCTGCAGCGGGACGGGGTCGCGTACCCGCCGCTGCGGATCGGCGAGCCGGCCGACCGCTGGACGATCCGGCTCGCCACCGGCACCAAGCGCAGCGGCGAGCTGACCTGCGCCCTCACGGACGCCCCGATCGAGCCGGTGGACCTGGGCGCGCGGACCGTGCACCTGCACAGCGGCGGGACCGGCGAGCCGGTGCTCGCGGCGTTGCCGACCGGGCCGGTCCTGACCTCCGTGAGCACCGCCGCGCGGCAGTTCCACTTCAGCGGGCGCCTGCACGGTCGCGCGGAGCCGATGGAGCTGGTGCTGCGTCCGGGCAACGGCCGCGAGACCAAGGCTTTTCCCGTACGCGTGGAAGGCGGCACCTGGCACGCCGAGGTCGACCCCGACGCGGTGGAGCACTTCGGCACCCGGGTCCGGATGCGTACGGGCACCTGGAACGTCCTCTGCCGCATCGCCGGCGGCCCGGTGGAACCACTGCCCGCGGCGGCCACCGCCATGGACGCCCTTCCGTTGCCGCTGGCCGGGGACGCGCCCCGGGTGTCGCTGGAGTGGCTCGCCGACGAGCGCGTGGTGCTGCGGATCCGTTCGGCGCTCGACGACGAGGAGCGCGGCCGCGGCAACCAGGCCCGGTTGCGCGACCGGCACTACCCGGCGACGCGGGAGAAGCCGCTGCGGGACGTGGTGCTCTACAACAGCTTCACCGGCCGCCAGTACTCGGACAGCCCGCGCGCCGTGCACGAGGAGCTCGTCGCCCGCGGGCTGCGACTGGAACACCTGTGGGTGTCGGTCGACGGGCAGGCGCCGGTGCCGCACACCGGCGACGCCGTGCCGCTGTGGAGCCGGCGGTGGTACGAGGCGCTCGCCACCGCCCGCTACATCGTCACCAACCAGCACCTGCCGGAGTGGTTCCGCCGCCGGGAGGGGCAGGTGGTCGTGCAGACGTGGCACGGCACGCCGCTGAAACGGATCGGCTTCGACATCGCCGACGTGCGCTTCACCGACCGCCGCTACCTGGAGAAACTGGCCCAGGAGGCGCCCAACTGGAGCTTCCTGGTGTCGCCCAACACGTTCAGCTCGCCGATCCTGCGCCGCGCGTTCCGTTACGAGGGTGAGCTGCTCGAGATCGGATACCCGCGCAACGACGTGCTGTTCCGCGACCGGGCGGAGATCGCCGAGCGGGTCCGGGCCGTCGCCGGCATCCCGCCCGGTCGCAAGCTCGTCCTGTACGCCCCCACGTGGCGCGACGACGAGTACAGCGGCGGCCAGTACCGCATCTCGATGCAGCTCGACACCGAGGACGCGGCCGCGAAGCTGGGCGCCGACCATGCCCTGCTGGTCCGCCGGCACCCCAACGTGCTGGACGAGATCCCCGGCGACGGCGACGGGTTCGTCTACGACGTGTCCACGTACCCGGACATGGCCGACCTGCTTGCGGCGGCCGACATCCTGATCACCGACTACTCCTCGGTGATGTTCGACTTCGCCAACACCGGGCGGCCGATGCTGTTCTTCACCTACGACCTCGCGTACTACCGCGACGAGCTGCGCGGCTTCTACTTCGACTTCGAGGCCGAGGCGCCCGGCCCGCTGCTGGCCACCTCGCCGGAGGTCGTCGCGGCGATCCGGGACGCCGACGCGATCGCCGCCCGGTACGCCGAGCGCTACCGCGCGTTCGCCGCCAAGGCCTGCGACCTGGACGACGGCCACGCCGCAGCCAAGCTGGCCGACCGCATGCTCGACGCCGGGGGAAGCCGATGA
- a CDS encoding GT-D fold domain-containing glycosyltransferase: MIWDRARKLVKRHMAGPPADPRVLKAMKEANTEARKQNELLYDIRWELKQQRKYLEGFRAYASTAMFAEIRAFTEAQQLGFEETMRRVADNRLSLARFGDGELKLMLRPQYNLRFQPWSARLAGDLRAVLTMDGFDPDRLLVGFPYTFRDVHWTSVWQDIWPEVKPLLNPIVPYGTSHVSRPIYFSHLGRRGVELWRDVWDGQDISIVTGEGSRFHLEPALFGNTRSIDFVYSTATDAYADLPRLMRELEDADPGRLYLFALGPAGTLAAAWLSQRGRWAIDMGHISESWANVFAGGAWPEELEVVRK, translated from the coding sequence ATGATCTGGGACCGTGCCAGGAAGCTCGTCAAGCGCCACATGGCCGGTCCTCCGGCGGACCCGCGCGTGCTCAAGGCCATGAAGGAGGCGAACACCGAGGCGCGCAAGCAGAACGAGCTGCTCTACGACATCCGCTGGGAGCTCAAGCAGCAGCGCAAGTACCTGGAGGGCTTCCGCGCGTACGCCTCGACCGCGATGTTCGCCGAGATCCGCGCGTTCACCGAGGCGCAGCAGCTGGGCTTCGAGGAGACCATGCGGCGGGTCGCGGACAACCGGCTGAGTCTGGCCCGCTTCGGCGACGGCGAGCTGAAGCTCATGCTCCGGCCGCAGTACAACCTGCGCTTCCAGCCCTGGTCGGCGCGGCTCGCCGGGGACCTGCGCGCGGTGCTGACGATGGACGGCTTCGACCCGGACCGGCTGCTGGTCGGGTTCCCGTACACGTTCCGGGACGTGCACTGGACCTCGGTGTGGCAGGACATCTGGCCGGAGGTGAAGCCGCTGCTCAACCCGATCGTCCCGTACGGCACCTCGCACGTGTCCCGGCCGATCTACTTCTCGCACCTGGGCCGGCGCGGGGTCGAGCTGTGGCGCGACGTGTGGGACGGGCAGGACATCAGCATCGTCACCGGCGAGGGTTCCCGCTTCCACCTGGAGCCGGCGCTGTTCGGCAACACCCGCTCCATCGACTTCGTGTACTCCACGGCGACCGACGCGTACGCCGACCTGCCGCGCCTCATGCGGGAGCTGGAGGACGCGGATCCGGGCCGGTTGTACCTGTTCGCCCTGGGTCCCGCCGGGACCCTCGCGGCGGCCTGGTTGTCGCAGCGCGGGCGCTGGGCCATCGACATGGGTCACATCAGCGAGAGCTGGGCGAACGTCTTCGCCGGCGGCGCCTGGCCGGAGGAGCTCGAAGTGGTCCGGAAGTAG
- a CDS encoding GOLPH3/VPS74 family protein: MTSIALAEELLLLAYDDQTGKATGSRIGLDLGMAAAVLVDLALAGRIAYADGNLVVKDTTPTGEPIADAVLAKAAADVPHTPGQWVQRLRHRLRERVLEDLVARGVIRDVDETQLGAIHVHRYPTTDPAYEAEIRKRLADALITDAAPDERTAALATLLVATRMEPALRLPPEESARAHERLEQIASGAGFSGASIEDSIVRPSVALVVATLGRAISAALGTPKVL; this comes from the coding sequence ATGACCTCCATCGCGCTCGCCGAGGAGCTCCTGCTCCTCGCGTATGACGACCAGACCGGCAAGGCGACCGGTTCCCGTATCGGACTCGACCTCGGCATGGCCGCGGCCGTGCTGGTCGACCTCGCGCTCGCCGGGCGGATCGCGTACGCCGACGGCAACCTCGTGGTGAAGGACACGACCCCGACCGGGGAACCGATCGCCGACGCCGTCCTCGCCAAGGCGGCCGCCGACGTCCCGCACACCCCCGGGCAGTGGGTGCAGCGGCTGCGCCACCGGCTGCGTGAGCGGGTCCTCGAGGATCTGGTCGCCCGGGGCGTCATCCGCGACGTCGACGAGACCCAGCTCGGCGCCATCCACGTGCACCGCTACCCGACGACCGACCCGGCGTACGAGGCGGAGATCCGCAAGCGGCTGGCGGACGCGCTGATCACCGACGCGGCGCCGGACGAGCGCACGGCCGCGCTGGCCACGCTGCTCGTGGCTACCCGCATGGAGCCCGCGCTCCGGCTGCCGCCGGAGGAGTCGGCCCGTGCCCACGAGCGGCTGGAGCAGATCGCGAGCGGGGCCGGCTTCTCCGGGGCGAGCATCGAGGACTCCATCGTGCGGCCCAGCGTCGCGCTGGTGGTGGCGACCCTGGGCCGGGCGATCAGCGCGGCCCTGGGCACCCCCAAGGTGCTGTAG
- a CDS encoding phospho-sugar mutase, which translates to MATDDLRELAETWLADDPDPAGRDEIRALLARLPESAAELADRFAGPLTFGTAGLRGRLRAGPNGMNLAVVTRAAAGLVAWLGAQGGHGPLVIGYDARHGSKDFAEQTARVATAAGREALVLPRPLPTPVLAYAVRKLDAVAGVMVTASHNPPQDNGYKVYLGAQLGGPAGAGAQIVPPADAGIEAAIRAVGAPAEVALGEPGTVLGEEIVDGYVASAAAVLGDGPRELRVAYTPLHGVGGTVLAAAFTAAGFEAPAVVAEQAEPDPDFPTVAFPNPEEPGAMDLLLALAAETGADLAIANDPDADRCAVALPTGEEGGWRALRGDELGILLADHLIRTGTPGVYATTIVSSTQLKALCAARDVPYAETLTGFKWIVRAADELAYGYEEALGYCVAPDMVRDKDGITAALRIAELAAALKAEGKSVRDRLDELDTELGVHRTDQLSVRVDDLTVITRAMQRVRANPPATLLGEPVTQVEDRAPAADVLTLRTAGARVVIRPSGTEPKLKAYLEVVEPVGTGKLVTARFRSGAGMAQLRKEVSAALGL; encoded by the coding sequence ATGGCAACTGACGACCTTCGCGAGCTGGCCGAGACCTGGCTGGCCGACGACCCCGACCCGGCCGGCCGCGACGAGATCCGCGCGCTGCTCGCCCGCCTCCCGGAGAGCGCGGCCGAGCTGGCCGACCGGTTCGCCGGCCCGCTCACGTTCGGCACCGCCGGGCTCCGCGGCCGGCTGCGCGCCGGGCCGAACGGCATGAACCTCGCCGTCGTGACCCGCGCCGCCGCCGGGCTGGTCGCCTGGCTCGGCGCCCAGGGCGGCCACGGCCCGCTGGTCATCGGGTACGACGCCCGGCACGGCTCGAAGGACTTCGCCGAGCAGACCGCGCGGGTCGCCACCGCCGCCGGGCGGGAGGCGCTGGTGCTGCCGCGCCCGCTGCCGACGCCGGTGCTCGCGTACGCGGTCCGCAAGCTGGACGCCGTCGCCGGGGTCATGGTCACCGCCAGCCACAACCCGCCGCAGGACAACGGTTACAAGGTCTACCTGGGCGCACAGCTCGGCGGGCCGGCCGGCGCCGGGGCGCAGATCGTCCCGCCCGCCGACGCCGGGATCGAGGCCGCCATCCGGGCCGTCGGGGCGCCGGCGGAGGTCGCGCTGGGCGAGCCCGGCACGGTTCTGGGCGAGGAGATCGTCGACGGGTACGTGGCCAGCGCCGCGGCCGTCCTCGGCGACGGGCCCCGGGAGCTGCGGGTCGCGTACACGCCCCTGCACGGGGTGGGCGGCACGGTGCTGGCCGCCGCGTTCACCGCGGCCGGGTTCGAGGCGCCCGCCGTGGTCGCCGAGCAGGCCGAGCCGGACCCCGACTTCCCCACGGTCGCCTTCCCCAACCCGGAGGAGCCCGGCGCGATGGACCTGCTCCTCGCGCTGGCCGCGGAGACCGGCGCGGACCTCGCCATCGCCAACGACCCGGACGCCGACCGCTGCGCCGTCGCGCTGCCCACCGGCGAGGAGGGCGGCTGGCGCGCGCTGCGCGGCGACGAGCTGGGCATTCTGCTCGCCGACCACCTCATCCGCACCGGCACACCCGGCGTGTACGCCACCACGATCGTCTCGTCCACCCAGCTCAAGGCGCTGTGCGCGGCGCGCGACGTGCCGTACGCCGAGACGCTGACCGGCTTCAAGTGGATCGTGCGCGCCGCCGACGAGCTGGCGTACGGCTACGAGGAAGCGCTCGGCTACTGCGTCGCCCCGGACATGGTCCGCGACAAGGACGGCATCACGGCGGCCCTGCGCATCGCCGAGCTGGCCGCCGCACTGAAGGCGGAGGGCAAGTCGGTGCGGGACCGGCTGGACGAGCTCGACACCGAGCTCGGCGTGCACCGCACCGACCAGCTGTCGGTACGCGTCGACGACCTCACCGTGATCACCCGCGCGATGCAGCGGGTCCGCGCGAACCCGCCCGCCACGCTGCTCGGCGAGCCGGTCACGCAGGTCGAGGACCGGGCACCGGCCGCCGACGTGCTCACCCTGCGGACGGCGGGCGCCCGGGTGGTCATCCGCCCGTCGGGCACCGAGCCGAAGCTCAAGGCGTACCTGGAGGTGGTCGAGCCGGTCGGCACCGGCAAGCTCGTCACCGCGCGGTTCCGCTCCGGAGCGGGCATGGCCCAGCTCCGGAAGGAGGTCTCCGCCGCGCTGGGCCTGTAG
- a CDS encoding serine/threonine-protein kinase, whose product MTQIPTWSSGNTAPTSGRAAPGTLIGGRYTLRAAVGHGGMGTVWRAADTLLRRDVAIKEVILPPGLAPSDRDAMYERTMREARAAAALQHPAVVQVYDVVHENGRPWIVMELLEARSLADMVIEDGPVAPRVVAKIGIALLGALEVAHAHGVLHRDVKPANVLICTDGRCVLTDFGVARMPTDVQLTTPGMVLGSPHFISPERAMGSDFGPPSDLFSLGVTLYTAIEGRPPFDKGDPIETMHAVVEDPPTPAVRAGSLTPVLMGLLEKDPARRFDVQTARTMLRQQLAGPLASKAPPHMMTDPYSVVPSQRPPAAETQPIPPPQKPSGQIGGRAMLAPGDSLSGHLAKLKQGGTDEKRPAAPAADQPTGAYPGPDGDRTSVIPPSGPGGDATSVLPPRRQWDGARAAREPMAGGGTVVGSPAVKRQQIIDRTVATVREATGKAVTTVKGWPRNTQLAAAGGMAVLLVVALVLAFSGGGDDKTPTAAGVPQGNAAGDPGFATVAYKGRGTSVSVPKGWTKKSGGSWVDYVDPAAERKVRLLVEPGKGTPQSFLKIAENNLKKKGSSCPKPYAQVGLTDREISGHPGAVLEYTCAGTRHGLWGAVLTNGKAYSFYMTSTEQQFAESKPIFENLVRTFALDG is encoded by the coding sequence GTGACTCAGATTCCGACGTGGAGCAGTGGCAACACCGCTCCGACCAGCGGACGCGCAGCCCCGGGCACGCTCATCGGCGGGCGGTACACCCTTCGCGCCGCGGTCGGCCACGGTGGCATGGGCACGGTCTGGCGTGCCGCCGACACGCTGCTGCGCCGGGACGTGGCGATCAAGGAAGTCATCCTCCCGCCCGGTCTGGCCCCCAGCGACCGCGACGCGATGTACGAGCGCACGATGCGCGAGGCCCGCGCCGCCGCGGCCCTGCAGCACCCGGCCGTCGTGCAGGTCTACGACGTGGTGCACGAGAACGGCCGCCCCTGGATCGTCATGGAGCTGCTGGAGGCGCGCAGCCTCGCGGACATGGTGATCGAGGACGGGCCGGTGGCGCCGCGGGTGGTCGCCAAGATCGGCATAGCGCTGCTCGGCGCGCTCGAGGTGGCCCACGCGCACGGCGTGCTGCACCGCGACGTCAAGCCGGCCAACGTGCTCATCTGCACCGACGGCCGCTGCGTGCTCACCGACTTCGGCGTCGCCCGGATGCCCACCGACGTGCAGCTCACCACGCCGGGCATGGTGCTGGGCTCGCCGCACTTCATCTCGCCCGAGCGCGCCATGGGCAGCGACTTCGGCCCGCCCAGCGACCTGTTCTCGCTCGGCGTCACGCTCTACACCGCCATCGAGGGCCGGCCGCCGTTCGACAAGGGCGACCCGATCGAGACGATGCACGCCGTCGTCGAGGACCCGCCCACCCCGGCGGTGCGGGCCGGCTCGCTCACGCCGGTGCTGATGGGCCTCCTCGAGAAGGACCCGGCGCGCCGGTTCGACGTGCAGACCGCCCGCACGATGCTGCGCCAGCAGCTGGCCGGCCCGCTGGCCAGCAAGGCGCCGCCGCACATGATGACGGACCCGTACTCGGTCGTCCCGTCGCAGCGCCCACCGGCGGCCGAGACCCAGCCGATCCCGCCGCCGCAGAAGCCCTCGGGCCAGATCGGCGGCCGGGCCATGCTCGCGCCCGGCGACTCGCTCTCCGGTCACCTGGCGAAGCTCAAGCAGGGCGGCACCGACGAGAAGCGCCCCGCCGCGCCCGCGGCCGACCAGCCCACCGGGGCATACCCGGGACCCGACGGCGACCGCACCAGCGTGATCCCGCCGTCCGGGCCGGGCGGCGACGCCACCAGCGTGCTGCCGCCCCGGCGCCAGTGGGACGGCGCCCGCGCCGCCCGCGAACCCATGGCCGGCGGCGGCACCGTGGTGGGGAGCCCGGCCGTCAAGCGCCAGCAAATCATCGACAGGACCGTCGCCACCGTGCGCGAGGCCACCGGCAAGGCGGTCACCACGGTGAAGGGGTGGCCGCGCAACACGCAGCTCGCCGCGGCCGGCGGGATGGCCGTGCTGCTGGTCGTCGCCCTCGTGCTCGCCTTCTCCGGCGGCGGCGACGACAAGACGCCCACCGCGGCCGGTGTGCCGCAGGGCAACGCCGCGGGCGACCCGGGCTTCGCCACGGTGGCGTACAAGGGCCGCGGCACCAGCGTCTCCGTGCCGAAGGGCTGGACGAAGAAGAGCGGCGGCAGCTGGGTCGACTACGTGGACCCGGCCGCCGAACGGAAGGTCCGCCTGCTGGTCGAGCCCGGCAAGGGCACCCCGCAGAGCTTCCTGAAGATCGCCGAGAACAACCTGAAGAAGAAGGGCTCCAGCTGCCCGAAGCCGTACGCGCAGGTGGGCCTCACCGACCGGGAGATCAGCGGCCACCCCGGCGCGGTCCTCGAGTACACCTGCGCGGGCACCCGGCACGGGCTCTGGGGCGCCGTCCTGACCAACGGCAAGGCGTACTCGTTCTACATGACCAGCACCGAGCAGCAGTTCGCGGAGAGCAAGCCGATTTTCGAGAACCTCGTGAGGACCTTCGCGCTCGACGGCTGA
- a CDS encoding acyl-CoA mutase large subunit family protein, protein MNAESGFEIKPVYDSGDLPADVEEKLGRPGEWPYTRGVYPTMYTKRPWTMRQYAGFGTAAESNARYHQLLKAGTMGLSVAFDLPTQMGYDSDEPIAHGEVGKVGVAIDSIEDMRRLFRDIPLDQVSTSMTINAPGSVLLLLYQLVAEEQGVPGPALQGTIQNDILKEYIARGTYIFPPKPSLRLVADTFAYCRTEIPRWNTISISGYHMAEAGATPAQEIAFTLANGIEYVRAAVAAGLAVDDFAPRLSFFFVARTTLLEEIAKFRAARRMWARIMRDEFGATNPKSMMLRFHTQTAGVQLTAQQPEVNLVRVAVQALGAVAGGTQSLHTNAYDEAIALPTEKSARLALRTQQVLAYETGLVDTVDPFAGSYVIEAMTDEVEAAATDLIERVFGYGSVVEAIEQGFQKQEIETSAYRIAQQIDGGERVVVGVNRFGADEEEKYEPLRVDPQIEAEQAARLATLRAERDGAAVEAALADLRKAAEGTDNVLPPMREALRRRATVGEVCHTLRGVWGVYHPVEHF, encoded by the coding sequence GTGAACGCAGAATCCGGGTTCGAGATCAAGCCGGTCTACGACAGCGGCGACCTGCCCGCCGACGTGGAGGAGAAGCTCGGCCGGCCCGGTGAGTGGCCGTACACGCGCGGCGTCTATCCGACGATGTACACGAAGCGGCCGTGGACCATGCGGCAGTACGCCGGCTTCGGCACCGCCGCCGAGTCCAACGCCCGCTACCACCAGCTGCTCAAGGCCGGGACCATGGGGTTGTCGGTGGCGTTCGACCTGCCCACGCAGATGGGGTACGACTCCGACGAGCCGATCGCGCACGGCGAGGTCGGCAAGGTCGGTGTGGCCATCGACTCCATCGAGGACATGCGGCGGCTCTTCCGCGACATCCCGCTGGACCAGGTCTCCACCTCGATGACGATCAACGCGCCCGGTTCCGTGCTGCTGCTGCTCTACCAGCTCGTCGCCGAGGAGCAGGGCGTGCCGGGCCCGGCGCTGCAGGGCACGATCCAGAACGACATCCTCAAGGAGTACATCGCCCGGGGGACGTACATCTTCCCGCCCAAGCCGTCGCTGCGGCTGGTCGCGGACACGTTCGCGTACTGCCGGACGGAGATCCCGAGGTGGAACACCATCTCGATCTCCGGTTACCACATGGCCGAGGCCGGGGCCACGCCCGCGCAGGAGATCGCGTTCACGCTGGCCAACGGCATCGAGTACGTGCGCGCCGCGGTCGCCGCCGGCCTCGCGGTCGACGACTTCGCGCCCCGGCTGTCGTTCTTCTTCGTCGCCCGCACCACGCTGCTGGAGGAGATCGCCAAGTTCCGCGCCGCCCGGCGGATGTGGGCGCGGATCATGCGCGACGAGTTCGGCGCGACGAACCCGAAGTCGATGATGCTGCGGTTCCACACCCAGACGGCCGGCGTCCAGCTCACCGCGCAGCAGCCCGAGGTCAATCTCGTACGCGTCGCCGTGCAGGCCCTCGGCGCGGTCGCCGGCGGCACCCAGTCGCTGCACACCAACGCGTACGACGAGGCCATCGCGCTGCCCACCGAGAAGTCGGCCCGGCTCGCGCTGCGGACCCAGCAGGTGCTCGCGTACGAGACCGGGCTGGTCGACACGGTGGACCCGTTCGCCGGCTCGTACGTGATCGAGGCGATGACCGACGAGGTGGAGGCCGCCGCGACCGACCTGATCGAGCGGGTGTTCGGGTACGGCTCCGTGGTCGAGGCCATCGAGCAGGGCTTCCAGAAGCAGGAGATCGAGACCTCCGCATACCGGATCGCGCAACAGATCGACGGCGGCGAGCGGGTGGTGGTCGGCGTCAACCGTTTCGGCGCCGACGAGGAGGAGAAGTACGAACCGTTGCGCGTCGACCCGCAGATCGAAGCGGAGCAGGCCGCGCGCCTGGCCACCCTGCGCGCCGAGCGGGACGGCGCGGCGGTGGAGGCGGCCCTGGCGGATCTGCGCAAAGCCGCCGAGGGCACGGACAACGTCCTGCCGCCGATGCGGGAGGCGTTGCGCCGCCGTGCCACGGTTGGTGAGGTCTGCCACACGTTGCGCGGCGTCTGGGGGGTATACCACCCGGTGGAGCACTTCTGA